Sequence from the Cucurbita pepo subsp. pepo cultivar mu-cu-16 chromosome LG02, ASM280686v2, whole genome shotgun sequence genome:
GGGGATTTGCCAATCAggtaattttcaaaactttggcATCTAAACTTGTGATTTATGATTCGAGTTTCGTGTTGTTGTGACTGCTGTTAGCGATTTTAGATCTTGTTCGAGTGCGAATTCGACGATATTTTACATGGATCATAGTTTTTGCTCCTGCTGATTAATGGCTttacatgttttattttgagttcTTGATTGGGATATGTGAAATGCAAGGGAATTCAAAAGAACTGGATTTCTCCCTTGAAGTTGTTGCATTTAGTTGTTGGGTTTATGTTCTGATAAATGTAAGGATAGGAATTGAATCTATCCGTGGCCGAGCAAGCGCCGTGACCGATGGTTTAGCAATGGAGTTTGAAAGGATTAGCTCATtaattttccctttctttggttgccattTTTTTGCAGATTACAACTGTTGATGAAGCCAAAAAGTTCTATCCTCTATTCGGTCTTGGTGCGAATGTTGCCCTCATTTTCTCAGGTAGAACTGTGAAGTATTTCTCAAACATGAGGAAACATTTGGGTCCCGGAGTCGATGGTTGGGCTATATCTTTGAAAGCCATGATGAGTATAGTCGTCGGTATGGGGCTTGCGATCTGTTTCCTCTATTGGTGGGTGAATAAGTATGCTTCTCTTCCAACTCGcagcaagaagaagaaggtaacCCCCACATTCTCGTACGGTTGCTTGCGTACGTCTTCAGCTATCAATTCTCTTGTTAAATGATTCTGAATTTTTGTATTCTTGCATTCATTTACAGGAGAAGGTCACCATGGGGACAATGGAGAGCTTGAAATTCTTGGCATCTTCAAGATACATCAGGGATCTTGCCACTTTGGTCGTTGCATATGGCATCAGTATCAACCTTGTCGAGGTTACGTGGAAATCGAAGCTCAAAGCACAGGTTTGTTGCATTTGACATTGGTATGTCTGTCTATTAATCAGCTTGTTCTGTAAATAATACCCTCTTCGTAACTGTACAGTTTCCGAGCCCGAACGAATACTCGTCTTTCATGGGTGATTTCTCAACTGCTACTGGAATAGTAACATTCATAATGATGTTGCTTAgtcaatatattttcaacaaatACGGGTGGGGAGTTGCAGCCAATATTACGCCCACAGTACTCCTCATTACTGGAGTTGCTttcttttcattgattttgtttggaGGCCCGATAGCGCCGATGCTTACCCAGTTCGGGTTAACGCCTCTTCTTGCGGCTGTTTATGTGGGTGCTATGCAAAACATCTTCAGCAAGAGTGCTAAGTACAGTTTGTTTGATCCCTGCAAAGAAATGGCTTACATTCCCTTGGATGAGGATACCAAGGTAAATTTGATGTCTTGTTTGAATGTGTACTactaaatttttgttcaagaattcattttttaatggCTTCGTGCTTTAGGTCAAAGGCAAGGCTGCCATCGATGTCGTCTGCAATCCATTGGGGAAGTCTGGAGGCGCTCTCATTCAACAGTTCATGATCTTGACATTCGGATCTCTTGCAAACTCGACTCCATACCTTGGAGGTATCCTGTTGGTTATCGTCCTGGCATGGTTGGGAGCAGCCAGATCCTTGGACAGCCAATTCACGGCACTGCGTAAGGAGGAAGAGCTCGAGAAGGAGATGGAACGATCAGCTGTTAAGATCCCAGTTTTGGCCCAGAACGACGGTGAAAATGGCTCCTTAGCCACCAGTCGCACGCCTTTGAACCCCAAAGGTGACTCTGCAAGCAGTTCACCAGAAACATCAGCTCCAACCAACGCCTAAATTTGTTCTTCCATCAACAGTTCAAACAAACACAGGAAGaagttggttggttggttggtttggCTTAGAATTTTGTGTTAgttttatagaaataaaattagcCACAGACCGTATGAATCTGACTTTTTCCAAGAGtctctttttcattctcaatATGTATTTGTAATcacatttatatataaatggtggtgaaaCCCCCAATTGTAATTCCATTTATCTCATGttcattcttttattcttttggaaTTTGGCCATGGGAGGTTTATAAGCTGTTCTTACAGGAATTGGAATTCTTTTGAATCTCTGACAGATCtgtaaatttatgttttaagaATGTTGGAATTAAGGAATAAACAACTAAATGAAATTTGGAATCACACCAGCAAGCCCCTTTCTATATTCCAAACACAACCAAGAAAAGGAATGCAGTAAATCTTATACATGGAGCGCCTAATTGCACAAACTTATTGGCTTTCAAGAGAATGAATAACCAACACTCAGAAAAGAAGGAACTGTATGGACAAAGCAAGACATACCGTACAAACACTGGCCATAGTTGAATGAAACAGGCAAGTTTCATAACCTTACTGCCTTCTTGAGTGTCTTGATGAAGCTGTTTCTCGCAGAATGATCGTCGCCATTGACATCGTTGTCCCCGCTTACCATTGGTTTCTTTCCCATACAGTCCACTCCCTTTTTCATTCCTCCCAAGATCAGAGATGGTGAAGATGGGATTCTCCTGAAGATCCTTGCACTGGCTGACCTTGtgaatttcatttccttcccACTCTGCTCATTCTTTTCACACTCTTCTTCGCTCACTTCTTTTTTGGCTTTGCTGCCTTCAgttccaacaatcctctcctcttctttgttttgctCAGCCTCAACCTCCTCCTGTGGGGAATTTGCACTTATTTCATGAGACTTGCTCATCATGTcaccttcatcttcattttgGAGATCTACATCTTCTTGGGTTTCATCCTCTAACAGGATTTGAAGCCACTTCTCGACGTTTCCTTTGCCTCGTTCTTTTCTACtctcttcgtcttcttcttcttcttcaacatccGACTCGTGCATGAAAGGGAATAGCTTGCCATGTCCCTTTGCTTCTcctatttctaaattttgaagcCTTTGGATAATTAAGCTTCCTTCCTCCACCAGTGGAACAATTGCTTTCTCATCATGTTCACCAGGCTTCTCCATGGCCATATCAGGTTCCATTTGTTTCTCCCCTCCATTTTGGGACAAAGCAGATTCAGAAGCTCTTTGTTCTTCCTCTAGAAACAGTCTCAGCTCTTTGTGTGTCGGTGTCTTTGGCTTGATTCCTGGCAAAAAGGCAGTTGGAGTTTTGTGGTCTGTTTCTTCCAGGAGTAGCATATTGTCAGTTCTTGATCTTTTTCGCGCCTGTTCATGTCCAGGCCTCAGCTGTTTCTCGAGCTCATCTCTCTGTCTGTATTTCTGGTAGAGATCCCTCTCAGCGGTGTCACAAATTGCCTTCTGCGCTTCAAGCCGGGCCATTAGTGCACTGCTTGCTGCTTGGTTTAGCCTTAACTGCTCCTTGTAAATAACACTCCTACAAGAAAACAGTCACATTGGCAAGTTAAGTCCTATTTGATCTGCTTTGTACGTTTATTTTCGTACAATGGCTGTTAATTAATCTTACTGGTGCATTGCATCTCGGATCATCTTCTCCAGCATTGTCTTATGGGATGATTGAGCCTCGGCTAATCGCCTGCACTTCTCAGcctttcttttatgtttaattaattttaattccaatTCCTGAATTCTCAGCTTCTCTTCTTCATTATTTAGCTTCATATCATTCACTTCATCATCTACCCTCTGTATTTCTGCCTTCAGCTTTGCCCTTTCATCTCTTTGTCTTAGAGAATCTCTGGCCATGACAATGGCTTGGTATGGATTCGTAACGAAGTCTggattttcattctctttaaGAACTTCAGGTTTCACTTTTCTTGCAGCTAACATTAATCAAAGAATCCAAAAGTTATATACTGATTTAAACTGTTGGTATGAAATCAAAATCGAACTTTTCAAGAGCAAGAGAGCATGAATGAGAAGAATTTTTCTTAGTAACTAACCAACTATAGGAATACTTGGTCTTGGTTGTCTATTGTAGTCCAATGACCTCAAAGGTGATGAAGAATCATCATAACATTCTCTTCGAGATAAAACAATGGCAGCTGGAGCAAATCCGAGTCGCTCTTTGGATGCCACGAAATGTTGAGGAAAAGAATGAGATTCAACTGTCTGTGAATTATTCAGCTCTTCGTTTTCGCCTTCGAAGAACAGAAATGAAAAGGCTCTGCGCCTGTCATCATTATATCATGAAAATACTTACATATTAACATCACCACCTAAACATTCATAAACTCAAATGAACATCAATCAAGAAGTTAAAGCAAACGCACCTGAAATCTGAGTTGGATGAAGCAAAGATGGACAAAAACTGGTTTACAGAGATACCCAATTGAAAATCCCACCATGGAACTAAGAACTCTAACTTGTGATGTTTCCTCTTGCAGGCTTGCCATTGAAGTATTCGTAAATTGCTAGGAACAGTCAGTCCTCCTCCTGTGTTTCACCAAAAAACTATGAGAACAAGAGAGGAGacgaatttaaaaatttggaacAGTTTTAGAAGTATACTTGAGCAAGGAAACCAATGATCAATATCCCAAGCAAGTGGTGAAGCAGAATCAGCATGATAATAAAGAACATTGCCGTAATGGTCGACTCGAATTACCGCAGGATCGAAGCCAGCGTTCCTGATATAATCAAAACCAGATGATTTAAAGTAGGAATACACAAatgtttttagaaatttcAGAAATGGAACGTCAGCTACTTACCCTAGATGGTTGAGTTGCTTCCATAAGAGACTGACAAAAAGCTTTGGCTTCGCAGTAGGCTTTGCCTTTGGATTTATTATTGGAAACAACTGATCTAATTCCATTGCGATTGCGGTCTGAAACATTAGGCAAAGATCCACGCATTAagtataatgaaaatggaagtcAGGACAAGTAGTTGCAAGGTAATTAGGTAAAGTTCCTGCTTCTAATTCCTTGCAGAATTCGTGCCATCTTAAACATTTCCATCCagaaatggaaattttgaaGAGGAATCATGCAGAAATCCACAAGAATTGCAAAACAGAAAGGAATTAACTACGGACTAATCACAAACAGTTTCCCCCGAAGTAACAGAAAGGGCTCAAATTCTCTCACAGTGGGGAATTAAAATCAGAACAGCAATATCACAATTCAGTTCAATCTTCCatctaatcaaagaaaaatttcaGAATGACTCGTATCTAACCTCTCGCTTCTTCAAACTATAAGGCGTGAAAGTGAAAGGAGGACCACGGCAGTACAATCCAGCTTGTCGATCGCGGCAAAGCTTGGCGTAAGCTTGCGGGTGGCCGACAGCCTCATCAATCgccatttcttcttcactaAACAAGCAATTGTCGGCCATTATCGTCAAACCTCCTTCTTCTTCGACTCGCTGAAGAAAGCTCAAAATTTCACCTCAGATGAAGAAACTGAAAGAGGAGCGTAAAGAGATATGGAGATactgtttctttttcatttttttcttttttaagttttagcTACCAAAAAGCACCCAACGGTCGAATTCGGCTGCCACGTCAACAAAACGGTGCGCAGTAGGTAATGGTAACGGCTACGGGATTCAGATTGGCCCACATTAATCAATTGGGTTTTTAAAGTCTGAGGCCCACTTGATAAATAatggttaatatttttaagacaaattaaatttaaatttatatgaattaatttaaaggtTGAATtgcaatatattttattttacttacaaattttgaaatcctTCTAACGTTAAAAAGGGTGTTAATGCTCCATAGAAGTATATTTTAaggtaaagatattttaaaacattttctaAGGAcattaatgattatttttttcttttatattcaatgatatttgttaaatactattaaaaatttaagaatatttttgaaataaaataataatgatttttgttctaaactaattttttaactaaaattttaagaatatttttttactagaggtattttttttttttataattaattaaaccttttctttttaaggacgaacttaaatttaaatttatttgaatcaattcaaattgcatattttattttactcttcgtaaaataaatttttttgatgtttttttaatttgatttgtcttttttgagaTATTAATAGTAAATATCAaccttataattatttatagaattattGAAttgtaaaatcaaatataCAACGGTGTTCGAGTtgtttttaaatctataatattattttttttaagatataatattatcgttggatataaaaataaaagtgttaTTAACTTGTACATATTTAAGCATgtatttaatattcaaatcgaactaaaataaagaataaaagtatttttttattatacaaaatttaatcaaaatgatttcttttaattttacctTATGAGTTgtatttttgcttttttttttttttttttcttgttgataaatgatttattttgcCATTAAACAAtagcatttaatttaaagaatattctcATACATGGATTAAATTACAAActttatttgtaacagctaaATACTTactttctcaaaattattggaccatatatatatatggtatctAATATCTAGTtgcatatataaatatatatacaatataGTTGTGAAATAATACATACCCATACATAATTGGagaatatttttagatttatttacGCCAACGTCATctatgataaaataatatatccaagttattttcatttgaagtcaatgttgataaaataatatcataatatacttttttttataaattaaaaataatataacaacaggtatataaattataattcattATACCATATATTAGTCATCTATAAGCATCAAGACATGTTAATAACTACTCacactttaattatttaaaaaagaacataactaagaataattttgaataatatttattttaacaatataTTTGATTCTAATTGATATTAACACCATAAACTATTATAGAGAATTTGACAGCTTgaaattcatatatttataaaaatggcCTAGTATGATTAAATTTAGATCACgtgataaattattttttgaagtaattaaaactatattattgATATTCTATATGTTATAAATTCTACGTGCAAGCACATGCCCCTATATTATGTCTTATTAATATGCTCATTTCGCCatgtatattttgtttgtgCATAACTCTGTTGCTGTAAGGCTGTAAGGCTGCAGCCCGCGCACAAATCCTAAGAAAAACTGGTAAAATTTCGagttttctttagtttttgaatgaaaatgcGTTGAAAGAAGTCCATTTTGGCAGAGATTTTGAGGGTCAAAGTTGGTTAATGTGAGTTTTTGAAGGAGCAGAGAGGAGATGGAGTTGGGGATTGGCAGCTCGTTTAAGAGGCTTGGGAGTTTTAATGTGGATGGTTTTCCAGTATCATCAGTGCATGAAGAGGACCAGGAATCGCTGAAATGGGCCGCCATTGAAAAGCTTCCGACGTTCAGGCGTTTGAGGAAAGGGTTGATGACGACTTTGGATGGTAAAGCCAATGAAGTTGATATCTTAAATCTTGGGTTTCAAGACAGGAAGAATTTGATTGAGGCGTTGATTAAAGTTGCTGAAGAGGATAACGAGAAGTTCTTGTTGAAGCTGCAGAATCGTCTTGATAGGTGCATtcgcctttttttttttttcttttcatagaCTGAACTTTATAGAAAATGTTGTTCGTTTGATTGATGTTTTTGTGGTATGTTTCTTGACATTTTCAGGGTAGGAATCGAACTTCCGACAATCGAGGTTCGGTTCGAGCATTTGAATGTCGAAGCGGATGCTTATATGGGAAGTAGAGCATTGCCAACAGTTCTAAATTTCACACTCAATATGGTGGAGGTAACATTTTAACTCATGAACTGATATGAGCTGATAACTTTCAAGAACTACAgtgattttttgtttgtttggtttgaagGGGTTCTTGGGTTACCTTCATATGTTTTCCAGTCGAAAGAAGCAGTTAAAAATCCTTCATAATATCAGTGGAATCGTGAAGCCTGGAAGGTAAGAAAAAcaagggggaaaaaaatggtaaaatcaGCACAATTTCTTGTTCTGATACTCATTCTTTGATTGTTTTGGCAGAATGACACTGCTGTTGGGTCCTCCTAGCTCTGGAAAGACCACTCTTTTATTAGCACTGGCAGGAAAGCTTGATCCTCAAATAAGAGTAAGCATCCCCTGCACTCACTCTTTTAGTTTTGGTGTAGTCTGTGATCTCAAGAAGCATTTTGCATTCAGGCAAGTGGAAGGGTGAGTTACAATGGGCATGGACTCAATGAATTTGTGCCCCAGAGGACTGCAGCCTACATCAGTCAATATGATCTTCATATTGGAGAAATGACTGTTAGGGAAACTTTAGCATTTGCTGCACGATGCCAGGGCGTCGGCTCACGCTACGGTCAGCTTTAAAACGATACATTTACATCTTCTTGTGATCCAGTGATAACTAAACTCAAAACTCAATGTAACATTTTGCAACTTAGGGATCTAAAATGACTAATTTTTTGCAGACATGCTAGCAGAACTGTCAAGGAGAGAGTTGGCAGAAAATATAAAGCCTGAGCCT
This genomic interval carries:
- the LOC111788398 gene encoding ADP,ATP carrier protein 1, chloroplastic-like; the encoded protein is MEAVLQSKGFLTLPPNPKARSLLPSHGLRQRILSTKPLNLPGLSLSSNGFQRFQGFVSRNASFSPKERVSLICRAEAAAAPAADSDEIPKILGIEIETLKKIIPLGLMFFCILFNYTILRDTKDVLVVTAKGSSAEIIPFLKTWVNLPMAVGFMLLYTKLANVLPRKALFYTVIVPFIAFFGAFGFLLYPLSNFIHPQAFADKLLNSLGPRFLGPLAIMRIWSFCLFYVMAELWGSVVVSVLFWGFANQITTVDEAKKFYPLFGLGANVALIFSGRTVKYFSNMRKHLGPGVDGWAISLKAMMSIVVGMGLAICFLYWWVNKYASLPTRSKKKKEKVTMGTMESLKFLASSRYIRDLATLVVAYGISINLVEVTWKSKLKAQFPSPNEYSSFMGDFSTATGIVTFIMMLLSQYIFNKYGWGVAANITPTVLLITGVAFFSLILFGGPIAPMLTQFGLTPLLAAVYVGAMQNIFSKSAKYSLFDPCKEMAYIPLDEDTKVKGKAAIDVVCNPLGKSGGALIQQFMILTFGSLANSTPYLGGILLVIVLAWLGAARSLDSQFTALRKEEELEKEMERSAVKIPVLAQNDGENGSLATSRTPLNPKGDSASSSPETSAPTNA
- the LOC111788397 gene encoding titin homolog; its protein translation is MADNCLFSEEEMAIDEAVGHPQAYAKLCRDRQAGLYCRGPPFTFTPYSLKKRETAIAMELDQLFPIINPKAKPTAKPKLFVSLLWKQLNHLGNAGFDPAVIRVDHYGNVLYYHADSASPLAWDIDHWFPCSRGGLTVPSNLRILQWQACKRKHHKLEFLVPWWDFQLGISVNQFLSIFASSNSDFRRRAFSFLFFEGENEELNNSQTVESHSFPQHFVASKERLGFAPAAIVLSRRECYDDSSSPLRSLDYNRQPRPSIPIVAARKVKPEVLKENENPDFVTNPYQAIVMARDSLRQRDERAKLKAEIQRVDDEVNDMKLNNEEEKLRIQELELKLIKHKRKAEKCRRLAEAQSSHKTMLEKMIRDAMHQSVIYKEQLRLNQAASSALMARLEAQKAICDTAERDLYQKYRQRDELEKQLRPGHEQARKRSRTDNMLLLEETDHKTPTAFLPGIKPKTPTHKELRLFLEEEQRASESALSQNGGEKQMEPDMAMEKPGEHDEKAIVPLVEEGSLIIQRLQNLEIGEAKGHGKLFPFMHESDVEEEEEDEESRKERGKGNVEKWLQILLEDETQEDVDLQNEDEGDMMSKSHEISANSPQEEVEAEQNKEEERIVGTEGSKAKKEVSEEECEKNEQSGKEMKFTRSASARIFRRIPSSPSLILGGMKKGVDCMGKKPMVSGDNDVNGDDHSARNSFIKTLKKAVRL